A segment of the Desulfonauticus submarinus genome:
TGTCATGACAGCCTGCGTCTGTACATTTTTTAATTTTTCCCTTGCCATCCCAAGTGTGATGGCATTTTTTACAATCCACAGAAGCATGACTAGCATGAGAGAATTTTGCAGGACCCTTTCGCACTTTTTTTACTCCAGCAGGTGGGGTTAACAACATATCCCCAGTAGGAGCTTTTACTGCCCATAGATTGGGGATGAGAAATAGCGCAGCTACCACAGCAGCCATCGCCCCAACCAACCAAGACCTTTTCATTGCTCTAACCTCCTTTTAAAAATGGTTTGTTCTTTTTAGAACAAATTTCTCCTTCTTATTTAGAGTAGGAGAAAATCTCATGTCAAGTAAACTTTTAAAATTTTAGATCTTCTGCTACCTTTAAGGTGAATTCCCATTCATTTTGAGTATGAGCGAAAGAATTAAAAGTTGTTTCAAAAGCAGAGGGAGCAAGATAAATGCCACCAGCACGCATTTGTTGATAAAAAGAAATGAAAATTTCTTGATTGCTTTTTTGTGCGGATTTAAAGTTAATTACAGGGTTTTCTGTAAAAAATAAAGTAAACATCGATGCAATTTGGTTAACTTGTACAGGTAAACCTTTTTTCTCTAAGATTTCTTTTAATTTAAGTGCCAACATCTGAGTATTTTTTTCCAAAGAAGCATAATCCTCTTTTTTTAGTTGAGTTAAAGTTGCAATACCTGCGCTCATGGCTAATGGATTTCCTGATAGTGTGCCTGCTTGATAGATTGGTCCACATGGCGCTACTTGTTCCATAATTTCTTTTTTCCCACCATAAGCTCCTACAGGAAGTCCTCCGCCTATTATTTTTCCTAGACAAGTTAAGTCTGGATCTATTTTAAAGTATTTTTGAGCTCCTCCATAACTTACACGAAAACCTGTTATTACTTCGTCAAAGATTAATAAACTACCATATTTATGAGTAAGTTCTCGCAGTCCCTCTAAAAATCCTTTTTGGGGCAGTACTGTTCCCATATTGCCTGCTACTGGTTCTACTAAAACTGCTGCAATATTATCTCCGTGTTTTTTAAATAGAGTCTCTACTTGATCTAAATCATTATACTCTGCAAGTAAGGTATGGGCTACTGTATCAGAGGGAACTCCTGGGGTTCCAGGAATAGAAAGAGTTGCCACCCCAGATCCAGCACTAGCTAAGAAACTATCTGCATGGCCATGATAACAGCCTATGAATTTGATGACTTTATCTCTTTTTGTGTAGCCTCTTGCTAACCGTAAGGCGCTCATAGTAGCTTCTGTTCCAGAATTTACCATTCTAACCATTTCAACACTTGGTAAAGCTTCTATTATTAATTCAGCTAATTCTACTTCTAGTTCGCATGGGGCTCCAAAGCTAGTTCC
Coding sequences within it:
- a CDS encoding cytochrome c3 family protein → MKRSWLVGAMAAVVAALFLIPNLWAVKAPTGDMLLTPPAGVKKVRKGPAKFSHASHASVDCKKCHHTWDGKGKIKKCTDAGCHDIVNPKGKEKKSIKYYYQAFHKNCINCHKAEKKAGKKTGPTACNKCHAKKKK
- the hemL gene encoding glutamate-1-semialdehyde 2,1-aminomutase; the encoded protein is MEKSKILFDKAKKVIPGGVNSPVRACISVKTDPIFIEKGEGPFIYSVDDQKYIDYVLSWGPLILGHLHPQVKQAVESALQKGTSFGAPCELEVELAELIIEALPSVEMVRMVNSGTEATMSALRLARGYTKRDKVIKFIGCYHGHADSFLASAGSGVATLSIPGTPGVPSDTVAHTLLAEYNDLDQVETLFKKHGDNIAAVLVEPVAGNMGTVLPQKGFLEGLRELTHKYGSLLIFDEVITGFRVSYGGAQKYFKIDPDLTCLGKIIGGGLPVGAYGGKKEIMEQVAPCGPIYQAGTLSGNPLAMSAGIATLTQLKKEDYASLEKNTQMLALKLKEILEKKGLPVQVNQIASMFTLFFTENPVINFKSAQKSNQEIFISFYQQMRAGGIYLAPSAFETTFNSFAHTQNEWEFTLKVAEDLKF